Proteins encoded in a region of the Magallana gigas chromosome 8, xbMagGiga1.1, whole genome shotgun sequence genome:
- the LOC105340054 gene encoding uncharacterized protein, giving the protein MSEKLTEFNMATKCGSCDVEKENMQRCSKCHNVYYCSRQCQIKDWKKAHKKLCKGLLSKNEQNEDVTLMSGAPKVLNDEGIQNPTVIYPSDSCAACGEKAQLKRCARCLAVMYCSKVCQNEHWHQHKHSCQQNQDVAEVIQTDGYKKQIREANVKRLQFRRLQSLFNNGIDSARGESRGSNGSFSMRCTDNVDLSIRKLTNKLDRKQAKLYSERKFPMQTIVGTLDELEDHAPDFFYPHPMMYNTRTSFVGFITRYHYHRQRHTVYVEDDNRTEICVGFYLDYDSPFPYFTWADVRPGKFICLHDPTIYTELCGQNQIRVEEAEDVHLFDV; this is encoded by the exons ATGTCTGAAAAACTGACAGAG TTTAACATGGCGACCAAATGTGGATCGTGTGAtgttgaaaaagaaaacatgcaGAGATGTTCGAAATGTCACAACGTGTACTATTGCAGCCGACAATGTCAGATAAAAGATTGGAAAAAAGCACATAAAAAATTGTGTAAAGGGCTTCTTagcaaaaatgaacaaaacgaAGACGTGACACTAATGTCAGGCGCCCCTAAAGTCCTCAATGATGAGGGAATTCAAAACCCAACTGTGATATATCCGAGTGATTCTTGTGCAGCTTGTGGAGAAAAAGCTCAACTCAAAAGATGTGCTCGCTGTCTTGCCGTCATGTACTGTTCCAAAGTCTGTCAAAACGAACACTGGCACCAACATAAGCATAGCTGTCAACAAAATCAGGACGTCGCCGAAGTTATACAAACTGATGGATATAAGAAGCAAATAAGAGAAGCAAATGTAAAACGACTTCAATTCAGGAGACTTCAAAGTCTCTTTAATAATGGCATTGATTCAGCGAGAGGCGAAAGCAGAGGAAGTAACGGTTCTTTTTCCATGCGTTGTACTGATAATGTTGATCTTTCAATAAGAAAATTGACAAACAAATTGGACAGGAAACAAGCAAAGCTATATTCGGAAAGAAAGTTCCCAATGCAGACAATCGTGGGTACTCTTGACGAACTTGAAGACCATGCACCAGATTTCTTCTATCCACACCCGATGATGTATAACACTAGAACTTCTTTCGTTGGTTTTATAACCAGATATCATTACCATAGACAACGACACACTGTCTACGTAGAA GATGATAACAGAACGGAGATTTGTGTGGGATTTTACCTGGATTATGACAGTCCGTTCCCTTATTTCACGTGGGCTGACGTCCGTCCTGGTAAATTCATCTGTCTTCATGACCCCACCATCTATACTGAACTGTGTGGACAAAACCAGATCCGAGTAGAGGAAGCGGAAGACgttcatttatttgatgtttaa
- the LOC117690062 gene encoding uncharacterized protein: MSGMKERTAQNLRKSEPVRSFKDNWSLKKVGKVKDVKDEYKKLDDFLKNVATYTAEDLIDFEPEDKTEQRKWYDNLYLSFDISLFTYRYGNYLGNVNLVWKVNEEDTQQSTSMEIGIVHKIRESIPKYATRQMQKDFILKYHKHSGGSKSILRNMYQFLTDYEYTSENKQTAQIDLRTSKILLELDDTELIFDLRKNNGKTCDPRLEPFWSELGKFLDEKSVVHDRRHTDTQYMPFAMSVEDLRNQIIKRLPEGTPAPSTSWIRLNFCPSNPMHNSAQNYTGKFNVKFAVQQRLLRVQHADLPYGKHQFYLLKDFACKWRDHVVLQSLDDKAIVPIGEPGQAVSTGVRAHHGGLVSDPRQNLALDHDFHVAGIVPSVCFVVDVPENSKDSFYNGTVHVTVKEMVFEPSSPLRHSTETISIVRKYFSHNDVDMEKPILLRITDGGPDHRTTYRSVQLCCLLEFIALDLDFFACIRTAPSASYYNPAERCMSTLNIALQNVALQRGRMIPGLEMQTKSFTSLSKLRNAATKIACLKKEYKEAMSVPIEILKERFSRLKWKGESVVVHDAAQEDMMVDLYNIFLLIDDEVKPEHVSNLRMLKSEKIDAFLAKHAQSRHYSYQIKKCTEADCAYCTLNPPRLSQEMLKDLHFIPDPVLKEDGVFKSFEETYGTPTTDKDSPSLQEKVTTTERDKQLKNLLVATKVRDFVVCCECGKRRVVYSSRKLSAAEERALIRFQEELLYICGSPLFPGGEFKDKIVVREGINCQAPIETTYYAGKTQLFDGICFHCGDIEPTSTPEIESLKRKHGIVRPICKTCLQMGHPVVTRNCLKKQKTK, encoded by the exons ATGTCTGGAATGAAGGAGAGAACTGCACAGAATCTAAGAAAATCAGAGCCTGTGAGAAGTTTTAAAGACAACTGGAGTCTCAAAAAAGTTGGAAAGGTGAAGGATGTGAAGGATGAATACAAGAAACTTGATGATTTTTTGAAGAATGTTGCAACTTACACGGCAGAAGACTTGATCGACTTCGAACCAGAGGACAAAACTGAGCAAAGGAAGTGGTATGATAACTTGTACTTATCTTttgacatttcattgtttacctACAGATATGGTAACTATCTGGGAAATGTGAATTTAGTGTGGAAAGTAAATGAAGAGGACACTCAGCAGTCGACATCTATGGAAATTGGGATTGTGCACAAAATAAGAGAAAGTATACCTAAATATGCTACAAGACAAATGCAGAAAGACTTTATTCTCAAATACCATAAGCATTCAGGGGGAAGTAAATCAATTTTGAGAAACATGTATCAATTTCTTACAGACTATGAGTACACATCTGAAAATAAGCAAACGGCACAAATTGACCTGCGTACTAGTAAAATTTTACTGGAACTAGACGACACAGAGTTGATCTTTGATCTTCGTAAGAATAATGGAAAGACTTGTGATCCCAGACTTGAGCCATTCTGGAGTGAACTAGGGAAATTCTTGGATGAAAAGTCGGTGGTTCATGACAGGAGGCATACAGACACCCAGTATATGCCCTTTGCTATGTCTGTAGAAGACTTGCGAAACCAGATTATCAAACGCTTACCTGAAGGAACCCCAGCACCTTCGACTTCTTGGATTAGATTAAACTTCTGTCCTTCAAATCCGATGCACAATTCTGCCCAAAATTATACAGGAAAATTCAACGTAAAGTTTGCGGTTCAACAAAGACTTCTGAGAGTCCAGCATGCTGACCTACCTTATGGAAAACATCAGTTTTACTTATTAAAAGATTTTGCCTGCAAATGGAGAGACCATGTTGTTTTACAGAGCCTGGATGACAAAGCTATTGTTCCAATTGGTGAACCAGGGCAAGCAGTGTCAACTGGTGTCAGAGCACATCATGGAGGACTAGTTTCAGATCCTAGGCAAAACTTGGCCCTTGATCATGATTTCCATGTGGCTGGAATTGTTCCAagtgtttgttttgttgttgatgttCCAGAAAATTCCAAAGACAGCTTTTACAATGGAACAGTACATGTTACTGTAAAAGAAATGGTGTTCGAACCATCATCTCCTTTGAGACACAGCACTGAAACAATTTCCATAGTGCGAAAGTATTTTTCACACAATGATGTTGACATGGAAAAACCTATTCTATTGAGAATAACTGATGGCGGTCCTGATCATAGAACCACGTACAGATCTGTGCAGTTGTGTTGTCTTCTTGAATTTATTGCATTGGACTTGGACTTTTTTGCTTGCATCAGAACAGCTCCATCAGCAAGTTACTACAATCCAGCTGAGCGATGCATGTCTACTCTAAATATAGCTCTGCAAAATGTTGCTCTTCAGCGTGGACGAATGATTCCTGGACTTGAAATGCAGACAAAATCATTTACCTCTTTGTCAAAACTAAGAAATGCTGCAACTAAAATTGCATGTTTAAAGAAGGAATACAAGGAAGCTATGTCAGTACcaattgaaattttgaaagaaagatTCTCCAGGCTGAAATGGAAGGGGGAAAGTGTTGTCGTTCATGATGCTGCACAGGAAGACATGATGGTTGATCTCTACAACATCTTTCTTCTGATTGATGATGAAGTGAAACCTGAACACGTCTCCAATTTGAGGATGTTGAAATCAGAAAAGATAGATGCATTCCTAGCGAAACATGCACAATCAAGGCACTACAGCTACCAG ATTAAGAAGTGTACAGAAGCTGACTGTGCATACTGCACTTTGAACCCCCCACGCCTTTCCCAGGAGATGCTGAAAGATCTCCATTTCATACCTGATCCTGTCTTGAAAGAAGATGGTGTGTTTAAGTCTTTTGAAGAGACATATGGTACACCGACTACAGATAAAGATAGTCCTAGTCTGCAGGAAAAGGTGACAACAACTGAGCGAGACAAACAACTGAAAAATCTCTTGGTTGCGA ccAAAGTCAgagattttgttgtttgttgCGAGTGTGGCAAGCGTAGAGTTGTATATTCCTCCAGAAAGCTTAGCGCTGCTGAGGAGAGGGCTCTTATTAGATTTCAGGAAGAACTACTGTACATCTGTGGAAGTCCGCTGTTCCCTGGTGGAGAATTTAAGGATAAGATTGTAGTGCGAGAAGGGATTAATTGCCAGGCGCCAATAGAGACAACATACTATGCAG GAAAAACACAGCTATTTGATGGAATATGCTTCCATTGTGGGGATATTGAGCCAACCTCAACCCCAGAAATAGAATCCTTAAAGAGGAAGCATGGGATTGTAAGACCCATTTGCAAAACCTGTTTGCAAATGGGCCACCCAGTTGTGACcagaaattgtttaaaaaagcaaaaaacaaaataa